From the genome of Fusobacterium varium, one region includes:
- the splB gene encoding Spore photoproduct lyase, producing MNELEKKLLSSSFSHIYIEKEAVNYPLAKRILEKFPNSNVIEVDIYKEIFSKGNQNFIIQKKSPKLILAVKKESYLYEGAKVCESFGNDNFYYTSSVMNCVYDCEYCYLQGVYTSANIVIFVNIEDCFREIEKILQEKSMYICISYDTDLLALEGITGLVEQWYEFVRKNKKLKIELRTKSSNIKVLKNLEPADNFILAWTLSPKEFTMQYEKGTAVLEQRLKAANEMLEKGWKVRVCFDPVIYMKNFEEEYGELIKKTFKELSPEKILDISIGTFRISKEYLKRMRKSRGSSEVLSYPFFCENGVYSYYPQHINKMMNFMRKEVKKYIEDEKIFI from the coding sequence TTGAACGAATTAGAAAAGAAATTATTGAGTTCTAGCTTTTCGCACATATATATAGAAAAGGAAGCTGTTAATTATCCTCTTGCAAAAAGAATATTAGAAAAGTTCCCAAATTCAAATGTTATAGAGGTAGATATATATAAAGAAATTTTTTCTAAAGGAAATCAAAATTTTATTATACAAAAAAAATCTCCTAAACTCATATTGGCTGTAAAAAAGGAAAGCTATCTCTATGAGGGAGCAAAGGTATGTGAAAGTTTTGGAAATGATAATTTTTATTATACATCTTCTGTAATGAATTGTGTATATGACTGTGAATATTGTTACTTGCAGGGAGTATATACATCTGCTAATATAGTTATTTTTGTAAATATAGAAGATTGCTTTAGGGAGATAGAAAAAATTCTTCAAGAGAAGTCAATGTATATATGTATTTCTTATGATACTGACCTTTTAGCATTAGAAGGAATAACGGGATTGGTAGAACAATGGTATGAGTTTGTAAGAAAAAATAAGAAATTAAAAATAGAACTTAGAACAAAAAGCAGCAATATAAAAGTTTTAAAAAATTTAGAGCCAGCAGATAATTTTATACTTGCATGGACACTTTCCCCAAAGGAATTTACTATGCAATATGAAAAGGGAACAGCTGTTTTAGAACAAAGATTAAAAGCTGCAAATGAAATGCTGGAAAAAGGTTGGAAAGTAAGGGTTTGTTTTGATCCAGTAATATATATGAAAAATTTTGAAGAAGAGTATGGAGAACTTATAAAAAAAACTTTTAAAGAATTATCTCCTGAAAAGATTTTAGATATCAGTATAGGAACATTTAGGATATCTAAAGAGTATCTCAAAAGAATGAGAAAAAGTAGAGGTAGCTCAGAGGTGCTTTCATATCCGTTTTTTTGTGAAAATGGGGTATACAGCTATTATCCACAACATATAAATAAAATGATGAATTTTATGAGAAAAGAAGTAAAAAAATATATAGAAGATGAAAAAATATTTATTTAA
- a CDS encoding nucleosidase, with protein sequence MIYIAVALTVEAKPLITYFKLKKDNEIKKYQVFKNEEITLIITGSGIMQGAIAVTYVLGNLDIGEEDIFVNLGICGAVKDSFSIGDIILCNKIINNCSKKNFYPDMLFKHKFKEGTLETFFQVVDERMEKEKIKGEIVDMEGAGVCEAASLFFSQHQINIIKIVSDYLNTSKITAEKVMELVENKINKIADWLVERKKFNVGNKEIFTLKEKESIKK encoded by the coding sequence ATGATATATATAGCAGTGGCTTTGACAGTAGAGGCAAAACCATTAATAACATATTTTAAATTAAAAAAGGATAATGAAATAAAAAAATATCAAGTGTTTAAAAATGAAGAAATAACTTTGATAATAACTGGTTCAGGAATTATGCAAGGGGCTATAGCAGTTACATATGTATTAGGTAATTTAGATATAGGAGAAGAGGATATTTTTGTTAATTTGGGTATATGTGGAGCTGTAAAAGATAGTTTTTCCATAGGAGATATAATTCTTTGCAATAAAATTATAAATAATTGCAGTAAAAAAAATTTTTATCCAGATATGTTGTTTAAGCACAAATTTAAAGAAGGAACATTGGAAACGTTTTTTCAGGTTGTAGATGAGAGAATGGAAAAAGAGAAAATAAAAGGTGAAATAGTAGATATGGAAGGAGCTGGGGTATGTGAAGCAGCCTCTTTATTTTTTTCACAACATCAGATAAATATAATAAAAATAGTATCAGATTATTTAAATACTTCAAAAATAACAGCAGAAAAAGTTATGGAACTGGTAGAAAATAAGATTAATAAAATAGCAGACTGGCTGGTAGAGAGAAAAAAATTTAACGTTGGAAATAAAGAGATATTTACCTTAAAAGAAAAAGAAAGTATAAAAAAATAG
- a CDS encoding Acetyltransferase (GNAT) family has product MIRKAEVRDLDRIMEIIKATIEEMKTYGNTQWDENYPQKNDFIGDVESESLYVSEENGELYGFICANFVEPDEYKDINWESNEKCLILHRMSINPKYRNQGTATKLIKFTEKTAKENGVNYIKTDTYSINKKMNTLLLKLGYIHRGNMNFLGKEKEFYCYDKKI; this is encoded by the coding sequence ATGATAAGAAAAGCAGAAGTAAGAGATTTAGATAGAATAATGGAAATAATAAAAGCTACTATTGAGGAAATGAAAACATATGGCAATACACAGTGGGATGAAAATTATCCACAAAAAAATGATTTTATTGGAGATGTAGAAAGTGAATCTCTTTATGTAAGTGAAGAAAATGGAGAATTATATGGATTTATCTGTGCTAATTTTGTAGAACCTGATGAGTATAAGGATATAAACTGGGAATCAAATGAAAAATGTCTGATACTTCATAGAATGTCTATAAATCCAAAGTATAGAAATCAGGGAACTGCAACAAAGCTTATTAAATTTACTGAAAAAACAGCAAAAGAAAATGGAGTAAATTATATTAAAACTGATACCTATTCAATTAATAAAAAGATGAATACTCTTTTATTAAAGCTCGGATATATTCATAGAGGGAATATGAATTTCTTAGGAAAAGAAAAAGAATTCTACTGTTATGATAAAAAAATTTAA
- a CDS encoding Predicted transcriptional regulator: MKYRELSLQKGQFIFLTRICENKGINFIELSKILTVDKSTTTKAVKKLIEAGYINKEQDEKDKREYKLYPTKKALEVYDLIITEENRNIDICMEGLTKKEREVVENLLEKMSENAAKDWLKAKGGKE; the protein is encoded by the coding sequence ATGAAATACAGAGAATTATCTTTACAAAAAGGGCAGTTTATATTTCTTACAAGAATATGTGAAAATAAAGGAATAAACTTTATAGAGTTATCTAAAATTCTTACAGTGGATAAGAGTACTACAACTAAAGCAGTAAAAAAATTAATAGAAGCTGGATATATAAACAAAGAACAAGATGAAAAGGATAAGAGAGAATATAAGCTGTATCCAACTAAGAAAGCTTTAGAAGTATATGATCTAATAATCACAGAAGAAAATAGAAATATAGATATATGTATGGAAGGGTTAACGAAAAAAGAAAGAGAAGTAGTGGAGAATTTATTGGAGAAGATGAGTGAAAATGCAGCTAAAGACTGGTTGAAGGCAAAGGGAGGAAAAGAATGA
- the nfrA_1 gene encoding NADPH-dependent oxidoreductase: MVSIDKEKCIGCGACVKDCFPENLFLENGKAEIKGRCMQCGHCIAVCPVDAVSITNYPQEGIEEYDKEKFDISPDRLLNFIKFRRSVRHYKNKPVEKEKLERILEAGRYTATGSNMQDVSYIVVQENLEEIKPLIWESLYEFALKNINEKDVMGIYAPRWIKMYEDYKKDSKNDILFFEAPVLLVVTAFSPLNGGLASSNIELMANAEGIGVLFTGFIEMALKNSEKVRKILGINKKEIISCMLMGYPDIKFRRTVPRKKAEISWK; the protein is encoded by the coding sequence ATGGTAAGTATTGATAAAGAGAAATGTATAGGCTGTGGAGCTTGTGTAAAGGATTGTTTTCCAGAAAATCTTTTTTTAGAAAATGGCAAAGCAGAGATTAAAGGAAGATGTATGCAGTGTGGTCATTGTATTGCAGTATGCCCAGTAGATGCAGTTTCGATTACTAATTATCCACAGGAAGGAATAGAGGAATATGATAAAGAAAAATTTGATATTTCTCCTGATAGACTATTAAATTTTATAAAATTTAGAAGAAGTGTGCGTCATTATAAAAATAAACCAGTAGAGAAAGAAAAATTAGAAAGAATTCTTGAAGCAGGTCGATATACAGCTACTGGATCAAATATGCAGGACGTATCATATATAGTAGTGCAGGAAAATTTAGAAGAAATAAAGCCACTAATATGGGAAAGTCTATATGAATTTGCATTAAAAAACATAAATGAGAAAGATGTTATGGGAATATACGCTCCTAGATGGATAAAGATGTATGAGGATTATAAAAAAGACTCAAAAAATGACATACTATTTTTTGAAGCACCAGTACTTTTAGTAGTAACAGCCTTTTCTCCATTGAATGGTGGATTAGCTTCATCTAATATTGAGCTTATGGCAAATGCAGAGGGAATAGGAGTTTTATTTACAGGATTTATCGAGATGGCTTTAAAAAATAGTGAAAAAGTTAGAAAGATACTTGGAATAAATAAAAAGGAAATTATTTCATGTATGCTTATGGGTTATCCAGATATAAAGTTTAGAAGGACTGTACCCAGAAAAAAAGCAGAGATTTCTTGGAAATAA
- the ydfH_4 gene encoding Uncharacterized HTH-type transcriptional regulator ydfH has translation MKFIKLDDKKTLSEKVYDRLKELIMDGELERGTKITETSIAKMFDVSPTPVREAFRKLASDGLIEVASWKGVIVKGIEQKDLLEIYECREALEGMVGKLAVRNITEEDIKILEGILEKCNEAKTPEILIELNTEFHNELLRIAKNERLSKLLNELMVVILYDRDISGRYSIRRQEIVQEHLDILKYLKKRDEKKVSELMEKHIRNGYEFIKNYNK, from the coding sequence ATGAAGTTTATAAAATTAGATGACAAAAAAACTTTAAGTGAAAAAGTTTATGACAGATTAAAAGAACTTATAATGGACGGAGAATTAGAAAGAGGAACTAAAATAACTGAAACTTCTATAGCTAAAATGTTTGATGTAAGCCCTACACCTGTGAGGGAGGCATTTAGAAAATTAGCTTCAGATGGTCTTATAGAGGTAGCTTCATGGAAAGGAGTAATAGTAAAGGGGATAGAACAGAAAGACTTATTAGAAATATATGAATGCAGGGAAGCTTTAGAAGGTATGGTAGGAAAGCTGGCTGTTAGAAATATTACTGAAGAAGATATAAAAATATTGGAAGGAATATTAGAAAAATGTAATGAAGCAAAAACTCCAGAAATACTTATAGAATTAAATACAGAATTTCATAATGAATTATTGAGAATAGCAAAGAATGAGAGATTGAGCAAACTACTCAATGAACTTATGGTGGTTATTCTTTATGATAGAGATATTTCAGGAAGATATTCAATAAGAAGGCAGGAAATTGTTCAGGAACATTTGGATATTCTTAAGTATTTGAAAAAAAGAGATGAGAAGAAAGTGTCTGAATTGATGGAAAAACACATTAGAAATGGATATGAATTTATAAAAAATTATAATAAATAA
- the niaR gene encoding Probable transcription repressor NiaR has protein sequence MTGKERRYEILKLIKSVKEPISGTELAKKYNVSRQVIVQDIALLRAENYDIFSTTRGYLYKAPKLFSRVFSVCHSDDQIEDELNTIVDLGGIVDDVFVNHEVYGNLKVELEINSRRKVQELIKGIKSGESVPLKNLTSGKHFHTVHSDSEEVLELIEKELKEKGYLNR, from the coding sequence GTGACTGGAAAAGAAAGACGTTATGAAATATTAAAATTAATTAAATCTGTAAAGGAGCCTATATCAGGGACAGAACTTGCTAAAAAATACAATGTAAGCCGTCAGGTAATAGTTCAGGATATAGCTCTTCTTCGAGCAGAGAATTATGATATTTTTTCCACAACAAGAGGATATCTCTACAAAGCTCCAAAACTTTTCAGCAGGGTATTTTCCGTATGTCATTCTGATGATCAAATAGAAGATGAACTCAATACTATTGTTGATTTGGGAGGAATAGTAGATGATGTTTTTGTCAACCATGAGGTCTATGGAAATTTAAAAGTTGAATTGGAAATAAATTCTAGAAGAAAAGTTCAAGAGCTTATCAAAGGAATCAAGAGTGGAGAATCAGTTCCTTTAAAGAATCTAACATCGGGAAAACATTTTCATACAGTTCATTCAGACAGTGAAGAGGTATTAGAGCTGATAGAAAAAGAATTGAAAGAAAAAGGGTATTTAAATAGGTAA
- the nadC gene encoding Probable nicotinate-nucleotide pyrophosphorylase [carboxylating] encodes MNIITTKLNADELILMALREDISSEDITTNSVVREKKNGKVQLICKQDGIIAGLHVFKRTFELLDENISVKMYFKDGDNVKNGNIIAEIEGDVRALLSGERTALNFLQRMSGIATYTSNVVKLLEGSSVKLLDTRKTTPNMRIFEKYAVKIGGGYNHRYNLSDGVLLKDNHINAAGGITKAVKMAKEYTSFVRKIEVEVENLDMMQEALDAGADIIMLDNMTPEMMKKAVLMAAGKAETECSGNITKENIKTVIETGVDYISSGALTHSAPILDVSLKNLCIL; translated from the coding sequence ATGAATATCATAACAACAAAATTAAATGCAGATGAATTAATTTTAATGGCACTTAGAGAGGACATATCAAGTGAAGATATCACTACTAATTCTGTTGTGAGGGAAAAGAAAAATGGAAAAGTACAGCTTATATGTAAGCAAGATGGAATTATTGCTGGACTTCATGTGTTTAAACGTACTTTTGAACTCCTAGATGAAAATATTTCTGTTAAAATGTATTTTAAAGATGGAGATAATGTAAAAAATGGGAATATTATTGCAGAAATAGAAGGTGATGTGAGAGCACTTCTTTCTGGGGAAAGAACAGCACTTAATTTTTTACAACGTATGAGTGGTATTGCAACTTATACAAGTAATGTGGTAAAATTGTTGGAAGGAAGTTCAGTAAAACTTTTGGATACAAGAAAAACTACTCCTAATATGCGTATCTTTGAAAAATATGCAGTAAAAATAGGTGGTGGATATAATCATCGTTATAATCTTTCAGATGGGGTACTTTTAAAAGATAATCATATAAATGCAGCTGGTGGAATAACTAAAGCTGTAAAAATGGCAAAAGAATACACTTCTTTTGTAAGAAAAATAGAAGTAGAAGTAGAAAATCTGGATATGATGCAGGAAGCATTAGATGCAGGAGCAGATATAATAATGCTTGATAATATGACCCCTGAAATGATGAAGAAAGCTGTGCTTATGGCTGCTGGAAAAGCTGAAACAGAATGTTCTGGAAATATTACTAAAGAAAATATTAAAACTGTTATAGAAACAGGAGTTGACTATATTTCTAGTGGAGCACTCACTCATTCAGCACCAATACTTGATGTGTCCTTAAAGAATCTATGTATCCTATAA
- the nadB_3 gene encoding L-aspartate oxidase — protein sequence MKDDYDVIIVGTGAGGCFTALHFPESKKILMVTKSELEDSDSFLAQGGICVLKDKEDFESFLEDTLKAGHYKNNREAVKLMINSSGNIIKELVDLGVDFANKDGEFLYTREGAHSKPRILYHEDITGKEITEKLLKKVKKRKNITLLTETMMIDIISKNNICGGVVLRDKQGKIFPVYSKNTVLATGGLGGIYKNSTNFPHLTGDSLGIAVKNNIKLKDISYIQIHPTTLYSEKHERKFLISESVRGEGALLYDKDFNRFTDELIPRDKLTEKISEQMKKDGTKYVWLDMRPIMKKGIDIRKRFPNIVKKCLEEGFDVTRECIPVVPAQHYFMGGIEVNLNSKTSMENLYAVGETSCNGVHGANRLASNSLLETLVFGKRAAEDICFHQDKTAFKKLEFCIEKYKDVDNLFKEYKSIIFEEIEKDKYQKEKIS from the coding sequence ATGAAAGATGATTATGATGTTATTATTGTTGGAACAGGTGCAGGTGGGTGCTTTACAGCCCTTCACTTTCCTGAGAGTAAAAAGATTTTAATGGTTACAAAATCAGAACTAGAAGACAGCGATTCTTTTCTGGCACAGGGGGGGATATGTGTTCTAAAAGATAAAGAGGATTTTGAAAGCTTTCTGGAAGATACATTGAAAGCAGGGCATTATAAAAATAATAGAGAAGCTGTAAAATTAATGATAAATTCTTCTGGAAATATAATAAAAGAATTGGTAGATTTAGGAGTTGATTTTGCAAACAAAGATGGCGAATTTTTGTATACTCGTGAGGGAGCTCATTCCAAGCCTCGTATACTTTATCATGAAGATATAACAGGAAAAGAGATAACGGAAAAATTATTAAAAAAAGTAAAAAAAAGGAAGAATATTACACTTCTGACAGAAACTATGATGATTGATATTATTTCTAAAAATAATATATGCGGGGGAGTTGTTTTGAGGGATAAACAGGGAAAAATATTCCCTGTTTATTCAAAAAATACGGTACTTGCAACAGGAGGATTGGGAGGAATATATAAAAATTCTACAAACTTTCCTCATTTAACTGGAGATTCTTTAGGAATAGCAGTAAAAAATAATATAAAATTGAAAGATATAAGCTATATACAAATTCACCCAACAACGCTGTATTCTGAAAAACACGAGAGAAAATTTTTGATTTCAGAATCTGTAAGGGGAGAAGGAGCTTTGTTATATGATAAAGATTTTAATCGGTTTACTGATGAACTTATACCAAGAGATAAGCTTACTGAAAAAATATCAGAACAAATGAAAAAAGATGGAACTAAATATGTATGGCTGGATATGAGGCCTATTATGAAAAAAGGTATAGATATTAGAAAAAGATTTCCTAATATTGTAAAAAAATGTCTGGAAGAAGGATTTGATGTAACAAGAGAATGTATTCCTGTAGTTCCGGCACAACATTATTTTATGGGAGGAATTGAAGTAAATCTGAATAGCAAGACCTCTATGGAAAATCTTTATGCAGTGGGAGAAACAAGCTGCAATGGGGTTCATGGGGCAAATCGTCTGGCAAGCAATTCACTTCTTGAAACTCTTGTTTTTGGAAAAAGAGCAGCAGAAGATATATGCTTCCATCAGGATAAAACAGCATTTAAGAAATTAGAGTTTTGTATAGAAAAATATAAAGATGTAGATAATCTGTTTAAAGAGTATAAAAGTATAATTTTTGAAGAAATAGAAAAAGATAAATATCAAAAGGAGAAAATCTCATGA
- the nadA_1 gene encoding Quinolinate synthase A: MKEKYPNAEILVHPECRKEISDMGDYVGSTSGILKYAAESKKEEFIICTEIGIMYELKKNNPDKKFYSPAKEMVCSNMKKISLEKIIRVLEANEPQVHLDLEFIENANKTLKNMLELGK, from the coding sequence ATGAAAGAGAAATATCCAAACGCAGAAATTTTAGTTCACCCAGAATGTAGAAAAGAGATTTCTGATATGGGGGATTATGTGGGTAGCACTTCAGGAATATTGAAATATGCAGCTGAAAGTAAAAAAGAGGAATTTATAATATGCACAGAGATAGGAATAATGTATGAACTGAAAAAAAATAATCCAGATAAAAAGTTCTATTCTCCAGCGAAAGAAATGGTATGTTCAAATATGAAAAAAATAAGTTTAGAAAAAATAATAAGAGTATTGGAAGCTAATGAACCTCAAGTGCATCTTGATTTAGAATTCATAGAAAATGCAAATAAAACTTTAAAAAATATGCTTGAATTAGGAAAATAG
- the nadA_2 gene encoding Quinolinate synthase A → MEGKIKKILELKKEKGAVILAHYYTNEEVQEIADYVGDSYFLSEIAQKLKEKVIVMCGVFFMGESVKILNPEKTILIPDEKADCPMAHMADIEKIKEVRKKYEDVAVVCYVNSTAELKAASDVCVTSANALKIVKKLSNKNIYFIPDEHLGRYVASKVPEKNFIFNNGCCYVHAEVTKKMWKK, encoded by the coding sequence ATGGAGGGTAAAATAAAAAAAATACTTGAGTTAAAGAAAGAAAAAGGAGCTGTTATTTTAGCTCATTACTATACAAATGAAGAAGTACAGGAAATAGCAGACTATGTAGGAGATTCATATTTTTTAAGTGAAATAGCTCAGAAATTAAAAGAAAAAGTAATAGTGATGTGTGGAGTATTTTTTATGGGAGAAAGTGTAAAAATTTTAAATCCTGAAAAGACTATACTTATACCTGATGAAAAGGCTGACTGTCCAATGGCACATATGGCAGATATAGAAAAAATAAAAGAAGTCAGAAAAAAGTATGAAGATGTAGCTGTTGTATGTTATGTAAATTCTACGGCTGAGTTAAAGGCAGCCTCAGATGTATGTGTAACATCAGCTAATGCTTTGAAAATAGTAAAAAAACTTTCTAATAAGAATATATATTTTATTCCAGATGAGCATTTAGGAAGATATGTAGCCTCAAAAGTTCCAGAAAAGAATTTTATTTTTAATAATGGCTGCTGTTATGTTCATGCTGAGGTAACAAAAAAGATGTGGAAGAAATGA
- a CDS encoding Thermophilic metalloprotease (M29), protein MKKILMAKGARSIVEINLGVKAGENVVIVTEPKQMRIAEALAAAVIAAGAEPTIHIMMSRERDGQEPPKTIAAAMKESDAFIGAVFTSITHTHAVKDACAAGSRGVMLTQFNEDQMITGGVNANFYEAAENCKKVAAAMAGAEVITITTPMGTNLKLSGKGRRGNAMTGLVEPGKFGPIPTVEANVSPVEGSANGVIVADASIPYIGIGLLKTPVKAEVKDGYIIPESISGGEEAKKLAADWIDKKDPQVYNIAEVGVGLNPSCKFTGSMLEDEGVFGSLHIGVGTSITLGGVIKAACHYDLIMTKPTLTADGVVILKDGELMI, encoded by the coding sequence ATGAAAAAAATATTAATGGCTAAAGGAGCAAGATCAATAGTTGAAATAAATTTAGGTGTAAAGGCAGGAGAGAATGTAGTTATAGTTACAGAGCCTAAGCAAATGAGGATAGCAGAAGCTTTGGCAGCTGCAGTAATAGCAGCAGGGGCAGAACCAACTATACATATAATGATGTCAAGAGAAAGAGATGGACAAGAGCCACCAAAAACAATAGCAGCTGCAATGAAGGAATCTGATGCATTTATAGGTGCAGTATTTACATCAATAACTCATACTCATGCAGTAAAAGATGCATGTGCTGCTGGTTCAAGAGGAGTAATGCTTACGCAGTTTAATGAAGATCAGATGATAACTGGAGGAGTAAATGCAAATTTCTATGAAGCAGCAGAAAATTGTAAAAAAGTAGCAGCTGCAATGGCAGGGGCAGAAGTTATAACTATAACAACTCCTATGGGAACAAATTTAAAACTTTCAGGAAAGGGAAGAAGAGGAAATGCTATGACAGGATTGGTAGAACCTGGAAAATTTGGACCTATACCAACTGTAGAAGCCAATGTATCACCAGTGGAAGGAAGTGCAAATGGAGTAATAGTTGCAGATGCAAGTATACCATACATTGGAATAGGATTATTAAAAACTCCAGTGAAAGCAGAAGTAAAAGATGGATATATTATCCCTGAAAGTATTTCAGGAGGAGAGGAAGCTAAAAAACTTGCAGCTGACTGGATAGATAAAAAAGATCCACAAGTATATAATATAGCAGAAGTTGGAGTGGGATTAAACCCATCATGTAAGTTTACAGGGAGTATGCTTGAAGATGAAGGAGTATTTGGTTCACTTCATATAGGAGTTGGAACAAGTATAACTCTAGGGGGAGTAATTAAAGCAGCTTGTCACTATGATCTTATAATGACAAAACCAACTCTTACTGCTGATGGTGTAGTAATATTAAAAGATGGAGAACTGATGATTTAA
- the gltS_5 gene encoding Glutamate permease, whose amino-acid sequence MVIDLNLFLTTALAVIVLLVGDYVKKRAEILRKFCIPIPVIGGLLFTILVSIGYSTGLFTFKFNFALSDVFMLAFYSSIGFTASYKLLKKGGPKVIKFLIVSIIVVILQNLLGVYLAKLLGLNPLVGLATASIPMTGGHGTSAAFAPVLEEAGLQNALTITLAAATFGLVAGSLTGGPIGKFLIEKYKLLTGKAAEKVEGIEDIEKGNEKLDEKRIYSAVYQLLVSMALGSIISMLLKKTGLTFPASVGAMIAAAIIRNIADYSTWLKIKENEIRIIGDISLILFLAFSMMSLKLWQLTDLAVPMIILLIAQTILMGLCAVFLTYKVMGKNYEAAMMAVGHCGFGLGAVPTAMANMQSIEEKYGPAPTAFFILPLVGSLFINFFNSAIIVAFINIYK is encoded by the coding sequence ATGGTAATTGACTTAAATTTATTTCTTACAACTGCGTTGGCTGTTATCGTTTTATTAGTTGGAGATTATGTTAAGAAAAGAGCAGAAATACTTAGAAAATTTTGCATACCAATACCAGTTATTGGAGGACTTCTTTTTACTATTTTAGTGTCAATTGGGTACAGTACTGGATTATTTACCTTTAAATTTAATTTTGCTCTCAGTGATGTATTTATGCTTGCATTTTATTCAAGTATAGGTTTTACTGCAAGTTATAAGTTATTGAAAAAAGGTGGACCAAAGGTTATAAAATTCCTTATAGTTTCTATAATAGTGGTTATTCTTCAGAATTTATTAGGAGTATACCTTGCAAAACTTTTAGGATTAAATCCTTTAGTAGGATTAGCAACAGCTTCTATACCAATGACAGGAGGACATGGAACTTCAGCAGCATTTGCTCCAGTATTGGAAGAGGCAGGACTTCAAAATGCACTAACTATAACTTTAGCAGCAGCTACATTTGGATTAGTAGCAGGAAGTTTGACAGGTGGACCAATAGGAAAATTCCTTATTGAGAAATATAAACTTTTAACTGGAAAAGCAGCAGAAAAAGTAGAAGGAATAGAAGATATTGAAAAAGGAAATGAAAAACTTGATGAAAAGAGAATATATTCAGCTGTTTACCAGCTTTTAGTATCTATGGCTCTTGGAAGTATAATATCAATGCTTTTGAAGAAAACAGGGCTAACATTTCCAGCTTCAGTTGGAGCAATGATTGCAGCAGCAATAATAAGAAACATTGCAGACTACTCAACTTGGTTAAAAATAAAAGAGAATGAAATAAGAATAATAGGTGATATTTCATTGATACTATTTTTAGCCTTCTCAATGATGAGCTTGAAATTATGGCAGCTGACAGATCTTGCTGTTCCAATGATAATATTGTTAATAGCTCAAACTATATTAATGGGATTATGTGCAGTATTCTTGACTTATAAAGTTATGGGTAAAAATTATGAAGCTGCAATGATGGCAGTAGGGCACTGTGGATTTGGACTTGGAGCTGTGCCAACAGCTATGGCGAATATGCAGTCAATAGAAGAAAAATATGGACCTGCTCCAACAGCATTTTTTATTCTTCCATTAGTAGGAAGTTTATTTATAAACTTTTTTAATTCAGCAATAATAGTAGCCTTTATAAATATATATAAATAA